One window from the genome of Nicotiana sylvestris chromosome 9, ASM39365v2, whole genome shotgun sequence encodes:
- the LOC104228539 gene encoding uncharacterized protein encodes MTNPQDNPGTPPQPTPSDSSTPPPPSTSPKPRLRRVKMFAHKMVASGALSKKLNEQLKASQAQDCNCNSDSESYKSASGGEGPGSSNSEKDQESSSKVSSSLTKNLENRFVLVGPIRNVELPELRYSGGKKKSEKKKREGECGNEREWQEVRGSGSSKAAEGLVNLSAQGDEPGSSTEETLADLLKKVGASYDPKKENSHTISPSAPKPSKKRKASSPTTTETSLLKGRATRSRVKQSKSDLQMALAASKKRRVAKGKGKVAESSEAVDVDEMEQAAEHSLAMRTRSTVKSKQVRVSEDEEWIGEDENENDGE; translated from the exons ATGACAAACCCACAAGACAATCCTGGAACTCCTCCACAACCCACTCCCTCTGATTCATCTACCCCTCCTCCACCTAGCACGTCTCCCAAACCCAGGCTAAGAAGAGTAAAAATGTTTGCTCACAAAATGGTGGCATCTGGTGCTCTctcaaagaaattgaatgagcAATTAAAGGCAAGTCAGGCTCAAGACTGTAATTGTAACTCTGATTCTGAGTCGTACAAATCTGCTAGTGGGGGGGAAGGACCTGGGTCTTCTAACTCTGAGAAGGATCAAGAATCCTcttctaaggtaagttcttctttgactaagaatttagaaaataggtttgttttggttGGGCCTATTAGGAATGTGGAATTACCTGAGTTAAGATATAGTGGTGGTAAAAAGAAatctgaaaagaaaaagagagagggtGAATGTGGTAACGAGAGGG AGTGGCAAGAAGTCAGGGGAAGTGGTTCTAGTAAAGCTGCTGAAGGGTTAGTTAATCTAAGCGCACAGggggatgaacctggttcatcaactgaagagaccctagcagacctGTTGAAAAAGGTAGGGGCAAGTTACGATCCAAAAAAGGAGAACTCCCACACCATAAGCCCTAGTGCTCCTAAaccctccaagaaaagaaaggcttcatcCCCAACAACTACTGAAACTTCCTTGCTAaagggaagagccacaagaagcagggtaaAACAGAGTAAGAGTGATCTACAAATGGCTCTGGCTGCGAGTAAGAAAAGAAGGGTGGCTAAAGGAAAGGGTAAGGTTGCAGAGTCCTCAGAAGCGGTTGATGTTGATGAGATGGAACAG GCTGCTGAACATTCATTGGCCATGAGGACAAGGTCTACAGTGAAAAGTAAACAAGTTAGAGTTTCTGAAGATGAAGAATGGATTGGTGAAGATGAAAATGAGAATGATGGTGAATAA